DNA sequence from the Acanthopagrus latus isolate v.2019 chromosome 15, fAcaLat1.1, whole genome shotgun sequence genome:
TTTTGGATGTCAACTGACTCTAGGATGGGTTTCTTTGGGAGTGGCTTTTGTGTGGTATTGAAAGGAGCTGGAATAATGCCTGAATGCCTGGGCATATAATTTATAGCACTGGCGCtgaataatcatcatcatcactaacTATTTTACTTTGGTTACAATATCTAGCTGTTGTTCAGACAAGTAAAAGGAGGGAAACTTTAGCTTGTGATCCTCCTTAGTATTACCTATCATGATAACACTCTTTTTGGGAAGTGCAAACCATAGTTCGTACAAACTCTGAGCAGTTGCTGTAAGCCAGCACTATATGGTGACATAATGATTAAATCATCAGCGTACATTAAATGGTTAATAAGTTGACTCCCCACCATACATCCATATACAGGTTAAAAAGGACAGGTGACAATATTCCGCCTTGTCAGCAGCTAACTATTGACTACTGAATAGATTTCGCTAATCATTTCTGCTAATCATTGTGAGTGTTTTCAGCTCTATGTCATCtcatctcccccctctcctgGGTCTCCCACTGTTACACATACGCAATCCCCACATGGACTGGTGTTCTGCCTCCATTTCCAGCTGGAGTGTCTTTTGCCAATCCCATTGTATCCACTCTGCCACCACAACTGTGCTCCTGTCCCTTCCAATCGCCTGTACAACCTGTCACACCCCAAGAGAGAGAGTCGATCGAGGAGTATATAAATAATTCTCGGGACTTTGGCTTAATCCGGCCCTCCTTATCCCCCCTCGCGGCTGGCTTCTTCTTTGTGGGGAAGAGGGATGGAAGTCTTCGCCCCTGAATCGACTACTGATAAATACCCAGTACCCCTGATCGACCCATCATTTAAGTCTCCATGTAAGGCCTGGATTTTCACCAAAATGGACCTTTAGAATGCCTACCGCCTGGTCCGCATTTGAAGGGGATGAGTGAAAGATGGTGTTCAACACCCCCCTGGGACACTTTGAGTACAGTTCGGTGTTTTTAAAgccccttttgtttttcaaattcttTTCGATGACATCCTTAGAGATATTTTAAACCATTTGGAATGTGTCTATTTGGATAAGCTTTCTTATTTTCTCCAGAACTCTGAAGTAACACATTGGGCAAGTGAGACTGATGCTCAGTGTCTCTTGGACAATAAGCTCTATGTGAAACCAGAGAAGTGTGAGTTCCACTCAGCTGAAGTCAgccttttgttatttgtgaTAGCTCAACGGAGGCTTCAGCCAGACCCCGTTAAGATCTCGTCCATAGAGGAGTGGCCCACACCTTCCACACGAACACAGCTACAATGTTTCCTGGAGCTTGCCAAATTTTACCAACGAATCATCCGTGACTACAGCCAAGTCGCAGCTCCTGTTACTTAACTTACCTCCTGTTTCCCTTTTTACTTGGTCTCCCGGTGCTGACACAGTCTTCAAGAAGCTGAAGGTATTGTTAACTCATGCCCTCATCCTTCAACATCCTGACCCAACCCGCCAgtttgtggtggaggtggacgcTTCGGACACCAGCATAGGGGCCATTCTCTCCCAGTGCAACGCCTCTACACGAAAGCTTTATCCTTGCTCCTGTTTCTCCCAACACCTCTCCCCCGCAGAGAGAAACTACAACTTAGGAAATAAAGAGCTTGTGGCCATAGTCTTGGCGCTACAGGAGTGTTCAAACTGGCTAGAGGCGACCCTGGAGCCTTTTCTCATTTTGACAGATCATAAGAATCTCGTCTACCTGCATTCTGTCAAAAGACTCAATTCCCATCTTGGCCACTAGTCACTATGCCTAAGTTGTTATTGTTACACCCTCTCCTTCCCCCTGACTCGAGAAATAGAAAACCTGATGCCCTTTCTCGCCATTGCTCAGCTAACGCACCTCCTGCTGAAACCAGAATCCATTATGTCATCTCCACAGAGCCGCCATCTGGGAGATCAAAGCCACAGTCCGTGAGGCTCATATAGTCACCCTGACCCTCGTACCGGTCCACCACATTGCCCAATCATGCTGGAGTAGGTCCAGTTGCAGTGGGGTCATGCTTACTGCTTCACCTGCTATCCCGGAGCTCAATAGATGCCACAGTTCCTTCGCCAGCACTTCTGGTGGCCTTGTCGAGCTAAAGATGTGGGTGAGTTTGTGGCTGCCTGTGTGGTGTATGCCAAGAAGTGTTTTTGAAGTGTCAAGTGcaacagcttcagagatgttgtggtggagacataTCTCTTTGGGCACAGCAGTCTCTGATTTCACATTGTTTGGCCGGCCTTAGTTCCATTCTATTTTCATGTGACCAGACATTttccaggagcagccttaaaccaACTGGATTAGCATGCCTATCTTCATCCCTGAGGTGGTCCAGCTGTTCTGGTCAAAAAGAGGCCTTGGACAGTTATCATCTCAAAGTCCACTGCCCTTAAACTAAAATCTGCCCTTTCTTCATCAATGCTGATGACTGTAATTCTGCCATGGTCAATGCATGTTTCAGTAATTGAGCgagaaacaaaagtaaaaaaaaaaaaaaagctacattttgAGGAGATACTGGCCGCTAAATAATGTATGATCTAATCTAAACCTTCTCCCACTGACATCAGACCTGATCAACAtcagcactaaaaaaaaacaacatgaccataGAATGATATGTTTGGAACTTACCTCTCTCCTAAATGGGTCAATTAAGGCCACCACTGCTGGGTATTTGCTGATTAGGGTTTGGTACATATCCACTAATTCATCTGGAGACTTCAAAGCTCCTGATGCAACCTCATACTTTCCTTTAGACTGAAGAGAAGATGAAATTAAGTTAAATTCACTACTTATTGTTTCAGTTAGCTGGGCCTGTACTGTATTTGCATGTGAACTGACCTGGTTGGCTGTATGCATATATAATTAATTTACAAGAGCACTCCTACACAAAGACTACCAAAGCCTTGACTCACATGAAGCTGCAACTATAACTTACATAGTCCATTAGCTCAGGGGCAGCACAATTTACTGCAAGATGGATCTCTTCTCCCAGCGACAGTCCCAAGTTAGTGCAGGCTTCAATGATCAGATCCAGAGGCTGCTCAGGTCGCTCATAGCTCATAGCTGGTGCTCCACTGTCACACAAAATGGCCTGGGTGGCCTgagatcaaacacacaccatctaTATATTGTGCATTTACATATCCAGCTCCAGTGCTATAACTTACAATAATCTTCACACGCCTGGTGTGTGGACACATTACAATGATACCTCAAATGTGATTAACAAAATGCGTTACAGAGACATAATGAACAAATTatattgtccaaaatgacatccGTACAGTGACTTCACTGTGGAATTAATAATTTACACCTTTagaatctttttttctgcattatgttatACAAAAGGTTTTTTCTGTCAGCACATAACTGATAACATATATGTGGATACCAGTATACAGAAAACAGGAGTTTTCCACTCACTCTCAtcactgtttacattttaaatgtcaggatGAGGGTCAGTGAACAGTGCAGGACATCACTGTGTACAGTACAAatgctgtgtgtgaaagaggaggTAAATAGGAGAAGTACTGAATGCTTTAACAAGCATTTCAACGTACAGCCAAGCGTATTTACCAGAGTTAATTTAAAGATGACGCTATCAAAATTGAATAGAAATCACCTTTTTGTATGTATCTTTTAGGAAAACTCTCAAACAGAAATAGTCTCGAATCCTGCCTCCACCTTTTACATTCTGTGCTCTCATAAAGCCTGTGTGAACTCAGTCCTATTCTTAAAGTGAATAAATCGCAGTGTCCCTCACCCCAGTTTTTGTTgaagtgtttattattttcatcatctccTTTTGTAACTCAAGGGTCATTGTGATGATCTGTTGAAGAAGTTCACAGTTCAGTATGTTTAATAAACACTATAGTGAAAATTGAATACAGAAGAACTGAGGTGCCATACCAAGAATATACCACATcattacaacaaaaatgaagcaaagaaaGTTGCACAATAGACACTAACTTCATACAGTGAATAGGTCTATACCAACAGCCAGctctgagaagaagaagaccaaaCCCAGACAGGCTATTCAACAACTACACAGATAGTGACTGAAGAGTGGTGAGTACTTGTTTAACTCGTTGTCCCACTTTAGGGATTAGGATGACTTCTTCCAGTAAATTCAGTTTTCCAGGAGAATTCTTCCCACAGCTCAGCAAAGTTACCAAGGGGACGGGAATGTGAAACTGAGCCAGAGCCTGAATAAAATCGATTAAGACATCATTACATGTTTCTCCCAGTGTAGGTTTTCTatgaatatacagtacatttgtGCTTATGTGGTTTACCTTTGTGTTCTTAAGAGCTGCTATATATTTATAGAGAGGGATACCCTGTACTTGTGCCCCAGTTTTGGCCACGGCCAGAGACACTGAGCCAATGGCCAAGCTACCAGGTAGAACTGGTTCTGTTGGCTCTGCTGAAGGAAGTGGCTTCTCTGCGGTGTTGCTCTTTTTGCCTGAGATgtaaacaacaattaaaaaaagaaaagagaaagagtgtTACTAACTACAACACAGACATTATGTGACTAAATTTGGATTCACATTTTGGGCTTTCATTTGATATCCTGTACAGAGCAACTAAAAATGAGCATCAGAAAAGAGGACAAGATACGATTTATACCCATTTTACACTGAGCAAAAAACCCAGTtacacccactaacatctggcttttgtcttgaAAGGGAATGTACACAATCGGCTGCAGCAAACACAAGGTAAGGGCTTCAATCAGCAGTGATttaatcacaacacattttgttgtaaaaTTTGCATTGTTGATCACATGCAGGGACAGAGGGTTTAGAGAGAGACATCACATAGGAATGGATTTGTAAACTGTGCGCCTGATCAATGAGAAGAGGGCAAAAACTGTGTGCACAGATTGTGAATCCATTTCCACGGTTTACAAATCCGTTCTCAAGGATTTccacatccattttttttctaccatgTGATCCTAAAGGGGCTCTATGCTCTTTGCATATGAGGACATTTTTTCTAAAAGCAACACATCAAAAGGGAACTAAAGACACTGGTTGAAAAGGCCATACTTTTCTTTCACTGTGCATAATCAATGGAAAGCTgccaaataataaaaagtggagtaaaaagttgTCCAATAACATTGTTTCAGAGATGAAGGCTTCTTGCACTTGTCACAATCAtgtataatgtaaataatatcaAATAACAAATACCACGAAGGGATCAAACCCAAAAAGATTCAAATAGAGTCCATTGTTCCATGCCATAAAATGCCAGTTTTAAAATACAACCATCCTGTAGAATCTGGTGACATTCTGCTTCTTTCTGATTTCTCtgaaacaagtttgtttttacatttcagtctCTAGAGACTAACTCCATTACAGCATCAGTAccatctgtttttaaataattcaaattaGAAAGAGTGCAGATTTTACAGCAATAATtcaatgatgaaaacatttaacagtACTGTTGCATGACTATTCACTATCCTACCTTTATCACCACTCCTCTGGTCTTTAGACTGCACATGTGTTGGGGAAAGAAGCACAACCTCAGGATCATTGGGTAAAttactctcctcctccttgtttctGATGTCTTTCTCCTTCAGATAGCAGGCCATGAAGAAATTGCTGCAAAATCATGATGCAGAACATTTTAGGTAATGAAAACCATAGATACAGAATGATTTGGGTGTGAATGGTTGCCATATTAGGAAGGTCAAGTTCCACCagtaaacagaataaatgtgcAGTGAAAGATGCAGATTTTGGTTCAAAGTGGACTGCAACATGTAATTGTACttaattattttcatgtaatGCTTCTTCATACTTGCTCTCCAAGACATTCCAGAGAGAAATATAGTATTTTCTACTTCACTATATTTACTTGACACCTTAAGTTACTTACACAATAGATAATATGATCAGTTttgaaaatacaacacattgTTAAAGACTAAACCACTGGTTTCAAACATTTATGGCTTCTCACTTCTCAGGAAGATGATCATCTGACATAACAAAACTGACAACACTGAGTATCTGCCATGACCAGTATCAATCCGATTCAGtcttttcccttccttttcttttttttttcttttttttttttttactttatattttcatttttggaacaCAGAAAACACGAGGTCACATGATAAAATCATAAGATATACACAGAATGTTGGTAAtacaaaagtacatttttcttttacattcatttctGGTTCACAATTACCTTAATCATAATTTAAGTTGTCAGGCTCCTTAACCAAGTATGGAAGCAGTTTAGCCAAGTACTCTTCTCCCCTTTTCCTCTGCACTCTCATGTTAAAAGTCATACATTCCATATTGTACATGTTGTTTACTATTGGTCCATAGTTTAAGAGTGGGAGATTCTTTAAgaagccagtgtcttgttactGCCTTCTTACTAGACACCTGTGGTTTGCCATCAAGGTCCCACAGTGCCTCCAGCATTGGTGCTGTAGTCCAGTACATTTGTATGTTATTTTCAGGGTTAGAAAGAATGCCATGTAAGTCTTCCAGCAAAAGTCAATCCAACTTCGTGAATTTGAAGTGTTCATCTGGGTGTGGGTAATGAGAGACCATTTGTCCAGGGACATATGTGTATcaagttctttttttcagatgagAGGAAGGCTATCCCTACCGCAAACAAAATCTGGGATTAATTATTTGCTTACAGTATTGTGCCAAAGTACACAATATCCAACCACATATCTGTTACATACTATTATTGCTAAGGCTGTAGTCAAAGCACTGTCCAAGATCATCAAGTATCAGGTCACTGATTTCTCATCAAATTTAGTCGCTCAAGTTTTGAAGCAAGTGTCCTCATATCATGCTCAGAGCCAAGGGGCATTTGAACAGTTTCACCAAACCCTTAAGTCTCTGTTTTTGGAGTATTGTGTTGAGCTAGATCAGGATTCGGAAGGCTGAATGTTAGCAGCCAAAGGTTATGCAAGAAAATGCCTGGTTTAGCCCTAATGAACTTGCTTACTCTGTTATATGGCCCAGTGGCACAATCTGTGCTGCAAGTGCTGAGATTCCAAGATGGCAGTGCCCTGCTTGGCCATGGCTACAATGGCTTGTGATCACACCAGAGATTTAATGACTAATAACCCAGCTAGTTTACGTAATTAACTGTGAATCTGCAGCATAgttatttcaaaacaacatacaaCCATCGGGCAATTTTAGATTAAGGTGAACCCAGAAGACTCCTAGATGCGACCACTCTGAACCTTCTACACAGCCTCAAACTGCTATGCTGGAGACATATAGCAGCCTAAAAATCAATGGAGCCTTGAACCAGCGGTGACAGGAAGCAGAAGCGGGGATGTCAAGTCGAGCTAACAGCTAAGCTAAAGGCTAATCCATGGCGAAAGCTACTTCCTTCTAACCTGCTTTCCAATGTCTGCTCCTTGGAGAACAAACTACACTACTTGAAGCTGGTTTTAACATAACAATGGGAGGTGACAGACTGCTGCACCATAATTCTCACAGAAACATCATTAACACTAGAAGGGCTGGAATTACAACACTACTAGAACGGCCGTAAACAGTCATTTTGACTGCTAGATTTTAAACTCTACaatctctcatgtaaataccaaattgagtgatgaatgcattcattgtgtcatgtacattttaacaagtttaattatacatttatcaatattcatatcatcgcacatcacattttattttaacacttaatatataataaaatgaaaaataataatcaaaaaagcTGTAAAcgagctgatctaaaacaaaaaacaaaaaaagagctaTTGCGATCACTGGTAACAGTCTACTAAGATTGCTCCCGCTCTCCTCACACAGTTACTACACTGTGGTATGTCATGTCAAGTGTCCAAcgtttggttctgtttgcagctctttcggaCCAGcactgcctctgtgtctgctgctgttgcggTGGTTGCttccgctgctgcccaccttgtgccgTCTGCCGCtgctcctttcccctccatgtattctgccctcagctcctcttgTCAGTTTCTGCAGGAATTTCCTCCAGGCTCTCCTGCAGCTGGTGCACTCCTTGAATAAGGCcttgtccacacgtaccaaaacaatcttttttcctccatcttccttggcatcatttcaagaatatttgcatccacacagatccactgaaaacgactCAAAACACTGTAGTTCACATTCTAGGCCTCTAGGTGgcacttgaaattcaccaaaaacagagaagaggagacgGAGCATGTGCATGAAGCTTGCACGCTGtttacaaacagacagcagaaggagaatccgaaaacaagaagaagacgatgAAAATGGcgagtgcaaggaaaccagaattgTTTGTGTGGATCgataatgaggtcgaactgccGCTGTGACTCACACTCTACTACAAGGCGAGTAAGTTGAGGTTTTGCGGTCCACATGAAaatgggtttttggtttttggatttttccacTCTGAGacctgttttcaaaaaagtgagTTTTCAATCACTGCATTTTCAGGATCAGCGTGGACGGTCAGCCAAAATGATACAACACAGCGTTTTCGTGTGGCCTCTAAGATGTGGGCATTGATCGCAGCCAGGTCGAGGATGTTACTGGCCATCTTCATGTACCACCTTTGACAGACTCACCCTCACCATCTGGTAcacggtgctcaggatgcagacattcttcttcggctttccctggtacacagtcagagtctTGCAGTTTCACTGGGGGGCGAACTCCCATTTTTGTTtgcccatggtgccaaccaggctaTATAATACAACTATATAAAAATCAACTTACAAGTCAATTCACAAAGAATCACAGCTGGAGACTGCTAACAAAGAtagagacaagagagacaatGAAAGTAGCAAACCAGGTGAAAAATGAAACGATGAAACCCTGCAAAATGATGTATGGTCAATATAACCGCTTATGACCAAAATAAGTAAAACATATCatattttctgttgcttttgtataatttatataaaaactgttctaaattaaaatacagacacttttaGGAAAAGTCAGGTGACAGCAGTGCTGCATATTTTCAAGTTATTGCACATATAAATttgaaaatggtcaaaatgatCATCTTGGCCATTCTAGTGTTAAAACCATCTATTCAAGATGGCGTGGTTAGCATAGAGGGGCTAACAACATTCCAGTCAGACAGGAGCAGCTCTCTCATCAGTAAATCCTGGGGCAGCGGTGTTTGCATATACACCACCAACAATTGGTGCAACATCGGGGAGCTGGTCTCAAGTTACTGCTCTCCTGATGTAGAACTACTGACTGTCAAATGCAGGCCTTTTTATCTACCCCAGAATTAACTGGTTAGGGTaaggttaggttagggttaacccAGTGCAAACACCAGAGAAGCCCTGACTTctagattccaccagatacgtgtccgcTGCGTCACGTCTCTGCCACTCCAGTGGAGACTAACTTCCACCAGATCAGCTGCactgcgtatctgctccgtccTAGCTCCAGCAGTACGAAGCCCTCCAGCACAAATATGCAGGACTTTCTATTTCTATTACGATGCAgcagttcagctgaatttagctctgagcagacaggaagtcaagcgccgaaacaacaatatgacatctggttacttttcaaaataacacacggagacaaacacaagctcttcagCAACATCAAAAAGGCATTCAGGGCTGCTTCCCGCCCCTGCCTTGGCTCCTCAGACCATCTCTCTGTAGCCCCATGCACACTTGCATGTGGGGATCATGCACCAatcctccacatcctcctctgtgtgaaacttTCAGAtgcggcgaggggtgaaattttttaattactaattactaattcaccaagtgtttgtgatggaaaaaaaaatcactggaaCGGTCTTCCCTCAGGACCAAGACTTCAGTTAACTTAACCcggaaaacagcctccattcccacgagtgagtcagacagcttccagttaactgatggtgattatataattatgtaatttagcgcAAGAAATGTAACTTCATCACTTTCCTGGATGTTTGGTGGTGTGTGGTGATTGATAAATCACttcacattataacagcatccatatgattataaactgtcagcaggtttagattgacagggggacaccggggaaacaccttgaaaacacaccaatGTCATCATCATAACGTGTACCttcacgcctctttaggagctgcaaCGCCGGctctctgtgtgaattacacagcggtttgTCTTTAAGGCAGAGAagcttcactctgtgtgaatcaccatcagcGGAGAATTGGCAAACCACCGCTTCAAAGATAATGTGGCattgctgtgtaaaaagggcttgTGATGCTAGTTCCTGAATACAAGCCCCTGCTGTAAACCCACAGTGAAGCAGCTGAGGGTTTGACCTGCAGGAGCAATGGAAGCATTACAGGACTGCTTTGAGTGCAGGACATGTTCAAGGCACGTGTGTGGAGGAGTATGTTGAGTTTGAGTCTGCATACATTCAGAAGTGCATTGAGGATATTAGTGTGATCAAAAACATCATGGTACGTGCAATGCTGAAAGCTCGAAATGTCATTTCGAAAACGCCGCCCTTGCGTCCTCATTTGGACAGCAAATCGGTATATTTTGCATATCGATGCCATCACCTCAACCCTGAGGAGAGTGAACATACCAACTAGGGACGTAACggtatgaaaatttcacaccGCGTTATTGTTATCGGGTGCAGCAAGCGCTGGAGGCGGCGCAGGGAGAAGAGGCAGAAACAAGGATGCCACACAGACTTCCGCTACTATCTATCTTCCTCACAAACGCAAGATCTCTTGTGAACAAGATAGATGAGCTGCAGTCACAGATCGCCTACAACCACTACATCCATGACTGTTGTCTTTTGATTGTTAGCGAATCTTGGCTGTGTCCGTATATCCCCAGTGCTACCGTGGAGCTTGCAGGACACACCTTTCACCACTGTGACCGGACCGAAGCCTCCGGTAAGAGCATGGGGGGGTGCTCAGACAGCAGAGTGATAGACACCCACTGCTCACCGGACTTTGAGGCCATGTCTGTTCAGAGGGCTCATCTGGATGATGTGCACGTCATTGCTGGGCACTTTAAGGCATGCCTCAAGACGGTTCTCCCTAAATTTCACTAGCACGTCAAGTGTGCAACcaggggagaaaacacacttgATCATGATTATTCTAACATCAAGCATGCCTAGAGAgcaacccccctcccccaacTTGGACAATCAGAccacctctctctgctcctcttccctGCCTACACCCCCCTCAGAAGGCAAACAAAACCAGCCACCCAGACCATCAAAGCCTGGCCTGAAAATGCGCTCAACCAGCTGCAGGACTGCTGTGCCTGCACAGCCTGGAGCATTTTTGAAGATCAggacctggacacacacaccaagtctGTCCTCTTCTACATCAGGTGCTGTGTAGATAACGTCACCGAGGATAGACGCATCCGGGTCTCTCCAAACAGAAAGCCCTGGATGACAAAGGAAATCCAGACCTTGATCAGAGCTCGTAACTCGGCCATCAGGACGGGGGACAGAGCTCTCTACAGCACTGCAAGATCTGACCTGAGGAGGGGCATCAAACAGGCCAAGGTTTCCTACAAGAACAAAATAGAAGGATACCTGACGGACAATAACCCGCATCCGATGTGGAGGGGCATCCAGGCCCTAACCAACTACAAAGGCAATCCCCCTCCCACAtcctccaacagcagcagcacactgacagagGAGCTAAACAGCTTCTTTGCCTGGTTTGAGACCACCACCACAAACCTGCAGTCACTGCCTCCCCCTGGTTCCAGcaccccacctctctctctccagcagcacgAGGTGAGAAAAAACTCCTGACGGTATCCCAGGGGCGGTGATTAAAGACTGTGCAGAC
Encoded proteins:
- the eno4 gene encoding enolase 4 isoform X5 translates to MSYQGFISRLSKEEQDFYDIKNAAAEFYKVQRIPQEMERALNELFLHKPEDVHGYLANYFANLSAPPRISRLQGREVYDAGGQLSIETEVFCIVCNKEQSMSSAAISSHLGPKETSLDWKATIQETAQHVTTAVQWINGPLSSMLKIQNPCDQSEVDRILSNFFMACYLKEKDIRNKEEESNLPNDPEVVLLSPTHVQSKDQRSGDKGKKSNTAEKPLPSAEPTEPVLPGSLAIGSVSLAVAKTGAQVQGIPLYKYIAALKNTKALAQFHIPVPLVTLLSCGKNSPGKLNLLEEVILIPKVGQRVKQIITMTLELQKEMMKIINTSTKTGATQAILCDSGAPAMSYERPEQPLDLIIEACTNLGLSLGEEIHLAVNCAAPELMDYSKGKYEVASGALKSPDELVDMYQTLISKYPAVVALIDPFRREAVGLGLDYVKLGGLSSAERITKYNRLSSIEEELAQQGILVSKEKHLAPLFTEKPPEQSTTAESTPSVCF
- the eno4 gene encoding enolase 4 isoform X4 codes for the protein MSYQGFISRLSKEEQDFYDIKNAAAEFYKVQRIPQEMERALNELFLHKPEDVHGYLANYFANLSAPPRISRLQGREVYDAGGQLSIETEVFCIVCNKEQSMSSAAISSHLGPKETSLDWKATIQETAQHVTTAVQWINGPLSSMLKIQNPCDQSEVDRILSNFFMACYLKEKDIRNKEEESNLPNDPEVVLLSPTHVQSKDQRSGDKGKKSNTAEKPLPSAEPTEPVLPGSLAIGSVSLAVAKTGAQVQGIPLYKYIAALKNTKALAQFHIPVPLVTLLSCGKNSPGKLNLLEEVILIPKVGQRVKQIITMTLELQKEMMKIINTSTKTGATQAILCDSGAPAMSYERPEQPLDLIIEACTNLGLSLGEEIHLAVNCAAPELMDYSKGKYEVASGALKSPDELVDMYQTLISKYPAVVALIDPFRREDKHQWEKLSNGIGDSCSLLSDITYKSKAPPLPGVRGHILKYINETTVSDLIHITSQHHVSKEKHLAPLFTEKPPEQSTTAESTPSVCF